In Pelosinus sp. UFO1, one genomic interval encodes:
- a CDS encoding EutN/CcmL family microcompartment protein, which produces MWLGKVVGTVVAPTKNENLVGSKLLVVQPLNLDGMNTISLQVAVDTVGAGNGETVLVSTGSSARRVMNSDNSPVDAAIVGIVDNIDLEGISKAQYWVQKG; this is translated from the coding sequence ATGTGGCTTGGTAAGGTTGTCGGAACAGTTGTGGCACCAACTAAAAATGAAAACTTAGTTGGAAGTAAACTTTTGGTGGTCCAACCTTTAAATTTAGACGGTATGAACACCATTAGTTTGCAGGTTGCAGTCGATACTGTTGGTGCAGGAAATGGCGAGACCGTCTTAGTATCAACGGGAAGCTCTGCACGCCGTGTAATGAATAGCGATAACAGCCCTGTTGATGCAGCTATTGTTGGAATTGTAGACAATATTGATTTAGAAGGCATTTCGAAAGCACAATATTGGGTGCAAAAGGGATAG
- a CDS encoding iron-containing alcohol dehydrogenase — protein sequence MNKKIYEYFMTPISILGVGCLEQIITYIKPMAFRKALIVSDKVLVEIKLIDKLTELLTNAGIFFIIYDDVSPNPTIPQVDYGLKLFKDNGCDFLISFGGGSPHDCAKAIALLATNGGEIKNYVGMNKSKKPSAPLIAVNTTAGTGSELTRFCVITDEENHVKMTITDWHVTPIIAVNDAELMLAMPPSLTAATGIDALTHAIEAYVSTNATPVTDCKALKAIELIAAHLKTAVKNGNDLKAREMMVYAEYLAGIAFNNASLGYVHALAHQLGGFYNLPHGLANAIMLPAVANYNLHAVPKKYAEIAQALGKDIRDLSDESAALLAVDAIKDLIKDLGIPKNLSDVRGFNEKDLPTLAANALMDVCCLTNPRQGTQQEIEDIFKASI from the coding sequence ATGAATAAAAAGATTTATGAATACTTTATGACACCGATTAGTATTTTAGGCGTTGGCTGCTTGGAACAAATTATAACTTATATTAAACCTATGGCATTTAGAAAAGCTCTGATTGTCAGCGATAAAGTATTAGTTGAAATCAAATTAATTGATAAATTAACAGAGCTCTTAACAAATGCTGGCATATTCTTTATTATCTACGATGACGTTTCACCAAATCCAACCATCCCTCAAGTTGATTATGGACTAAAGTTATTTAAAGATAACGGCTGTGATTTTCTTATATCCTTTGGCGGAGGTTCCCCGCACGACTGCGCTAAAGCCATTGCCTTATTAGCAACAAATGGTGGAGAAATTAAAAACTATGTTGGTATGAATAAATCCAAAAAACCTTCAGCACCGCTGATTGCGGTCAATACTACTGCTGGTACAGGAAGTGAGCTAACTCGTTTTTGCGTAATAACGGATGAAGAAAATCATGTAAAAATGACCATTACCGATTGGCATGTTACGCCTATCATTGCAGTAAACGATGCGGAACTTATGCTAGCAATGCCACCTAGCCTTACTGCAGCCACTGGCATCGATGCTTTAACCCATGCTATCGAAGCCTATGTATCGACAAATGCAACGCCCGTTACAGATTGCAAGGCATTAAAAGCAATTGAGCTCATTGCAGCCCATCTTAAAACCGCCGTCAAAAACGGCAATGACCTTAAAGCAAGAGAAATGATGGTCTATGCAGAGTATCTAGCAGGTATTGCCTTTAATAATGCGAGCTTAGGGTATGTACATGCCCTGGCTCACCAGTTAGGCGGTTTTTATAATCTACCCCATGGATTAGCAAATGCAATTATGTTACCTGCTGTTGCCAACTATAATCTTCATGCTGTCCCTAAAAAATATGCAGAAATTGCCCAAGCTTTAGGCAAGGACATTAGAGATTTATCCGACGAATCTGCCGCTTTGCTAGCGGTAGATGCTATTAAAGATCTTATTAAAGACCTTGGCATCCCTAAAAATCTTTCTGACGTCCGTGGCTTTAATGAAAAAGATCTTCCCACCCTTGCAGCGAATGCTCTTATGGATGTATGTTGTCTGACGAACCCACGTCAAGGCACACAACAAGAAATAGAAGATATTTTTAAAGCTTCAATATAA
- a CDS encoding DUF6385 domain-containing protein, translating to MIEKIINFLNSVPLEDVRTLQALLAPSVTDSIQVDPVTSEDFRSLLRATLDQSVTAATANSVQCTAALNILVYDYTYLVVNTGGANAAVAYLQASPDGATWETQSATKSISPGTVVSFVPDVIAKYSRLCYQSQLSGQSTTLTIYTQGRS from the coding sequence ATGATAGAAAAAATTATAAACTTCTTAAACTCGGTTCCGCTGGAAGACGTTAGGACACTACAAGCGTTACTGGCCCCATCAGTAACAGATAGTATACAAGTAGACCCAGTTACGTCGGAAGATTTTAGGTCACTACTACGTGCAACACTAGACCAATCCGTAACGGCAGCAACTGCAAATAGTGTACAATGCACCGCAGCTCTTAATATTTTGGTTTACGATTATACTTATCTCGTTGTTAATACTGGTGGCGCAAATGCTGCGGTGGCTTACTTGCAAGCAAGTCCAGATGGCGCAACCTGGGAAACCCAATCAGCAACAAAATCGATTAGCCCAGGCACAGTCGTCAGCTTTGTTCCCGATGTAATCGCTAAATACTCCCGCTTATGTTACCAATCCCAGCTATCAGGGCAAAGTACGACGCTAACAATCTATACACAAGGACGATCGTAA
- a CDS encoding magnesium transporter CorA family protein, with product MLTVYKTLQEKLQEVSFDTLDSLEKGVWVKLTNPTTEEIQQMSASANIPDYFFRFAIDEDDCPRIILAKNCILAIIHVPIFYGTDRYETSPLSIILTPELTVTISDDLIQILPDNNASNRFSFDTAKRTQFFFQILYHADTVFLKSIRHIRKRTDEIELHLRKSTNNQEVFQLLDLEKGLTYFTAALRGNVIVAETILRMRSDPQMRYLLQMHEEDEDVLESVIIENKRALELAQTYSEILSNMMDAFSSVINNNLNHIMKFLASVTILLAIPTMLSSFWSMSLVVPWQGTAAGFWIVLLLALITSGAVGLLLRKKGMF from the coding sequence ATGCTGACAGTATATAAAACACTACAAGAAAAACTACAAGAAGTTTCATTTGATACCCTAGATTCCCTGGAAAAAGGGGTTTGGGTGAAGTTAACCAATCCAACAACTGAAGAAATTCAACAAATGTCAGCTTCCGCTAATATACCAGACTATTTTTTTCGTTTTGCAATTGACGAAGATGATTGCCCCAGAATTATATTAGCTAAAAACTGTATTCTTGCTATCATTCATGTACCTATTTTCTATGGAACTGATCGCTATGAAACTAGCCCGCTTAGTATCATCCTAACACCAGAACTAACAGTAACCATCAGTGATGACTTAATACAAATACTCCCAGATAACAACGCCAGTAACAGATTTTCTTTCGATACAGCAAAGAGAACCCAATTCTTTTTTCAAATTTTATACCATGCTGATACCGTCTTTTTAAAAAGCATTCGCCATATCCGTAAGCGAACCGATGAAATCGAGCTTCATTTACGCAAATCAACAAACAATCAAGAAGTCTTCCAACTTCTTGATTTAGAAAAGGGCCTAACCTACTTTACGGCTGCTTTACGTGGTAATGTGATTGTAGCAGAAACAATTCTTCGTATGCGTTCTGACCCTCAAATGCGATATTTATTACAGATGCATGAAGAAGATGAAGATGTATTAGAAAGTGTAATTATTGAAAATAAAAGAGCGTTAGAATTAGCTCAAACCTATAGCGAAATATTAAGCAATATGATGGATGCTTTTTCTTCTGTTATTAATAACAATTTAAATCATATTATGAAATTTTTAGCTTCTGTAACGATTTTATTAGCCATTCCTACTATGCTTTCCAGCTTTTGGAGTATGAGCCTCGTGGTCCCCTGGCAAGGTACTGCAGCAGGTTTTTGGATCGTCTTATTGTTAGCGCTTATTACCAGCGGGGCAGTTGGTTTACTTTTGCGAAAAAAAGGAATGTTTTGA